Proteins found in one Saccharomyces mikatae IFO 1815 strain IFO1815 genome assembly, chromosome: 3 genomic segment:
- the APA1 gene encoding bifunctional AP-4-A phosphorylase/ADP sulfurylase (similar to Saccharomyces cerevisiae APA1 (YCL050C) and APA2 (YDR530C); ancestral locus Anc_1.17) encodes MSTPADVASLISDKYKSALENGNLKFIQTETKKTKDPKTSMPYLISHMPSLIEKPERGQIPEGEDPLGKAEEELTVIPEFGGVDNKAYKLLLNKFPVIPEHTLLVTNEYQHQTDALTPADLLTAYKLLCALDDEESDKRHMVFYNSGPASGSSLDHKHLQILQMPQKFVTFQDKLCSGKEHFLPTFNTEPLQDAKVSFAHFVLPMPESEDTVDEDLLAMCYISILQRALTFFQDWLNETPDLKKSYNLMLTKEWICVVPRSKAFSDEMKIGFNSTGYCGMILTKNDEVFSEITEKPELINDILLECGFPNTSGQKPNEYNY; translated from the coding sequence ATGAGTACCCCTGCTGACGTTGCATCTTTGATTAGTGATAAATACAAGAGCGCCTTAGAGAATGGCAACTTGAAGTTTATCCAAACGGAAACtaagaaaacaaaggaCCCTAAAACCAGTATGCCTTACTTGATTAGTCACATGCCAAGTCTGATCGAGAAGCCGGAACGTGGCCAAATTCCAGAAGGAGAAGATCCATTGGGCAAAGCTGAGGAGGAATTGACTGTTATCCCAGAATTTGGTGGTGTCGATAACAAAGCGTACAAACTGTTATTAAACAAATTCCCTGTGATTCCTGAGCACACTTTATTGGTAACTAACGAATACCAACATCAAACAGATGCCTTGACTCCAGCCGATTTGTTGACTGCTTATAAATTGCTATGTGCTTTggacgatgaagaatcCGATAAGAGACACATGGTCTTTTACAATTCTGGTCCAGCCAGTGGTTCTTCGCTAGATCACAAACATTTGCAAATTTTGCAAATGCCTCAAAAATTTGTCACCTTTCAAGATAAACTATGCAGTGGCAAAGAGCATTTCCTGCCAACTTTCAACACTGAACCATTGCAAGATGCTAAGGTATCGTTTGCTCATTTTGTCTTGCCAATGCCGGAATCTGAAGACACTGTAGATGAGGACCTATTAGCTATGTGTTACATCTCCATATTGCAAAGAGCTTTGACCTTCTTCCAGGACTGGTTGAATGAAACTCCAGATTTAAAGAAGTCTTACAATCTTATGTTAACCAAAGAATGGATCTGTGTTGTTCCGCGTTCCAAGGCTTTCTCtgatgaaatgaaaataggTTTCAACTCCACTGGTTATTGTGGTATGATCTTAACCAAGAACGATGAAGTCTTCTCCGAGATTACTGAAAAACCTGAATTAATTAACGATATCTTATTGGAATGTGGTTTCCCAAACACCTCTGGTCAAAAACCAAATGAGTACAACTACTGA
- the SMKI03G0200 gene encoding uncharacterized protein (similar to Saccharomyces cerevisiae YCL049C) — translation MFSKYSVLLSSVLVTLVAAASTVDLDALLLVPGVESHNGVDTLFSKKNFHWKTFAESIAPAIVNSSIIFLDVSSGVAAGNVKSRTIMYDSEETYYDWEQYQVVTSGDWETEWAPVSECIWREEKDQGDDAPDRIPVSVPYHWVSEYSIVDYDTEANVDNIDFRLIKAVLNKRNWLERINETVSQSSIMVAPMIKSSDVLQLWYSKKMVWANAQRQYCSACLRGHQCGAWSRYYHVDAPTYDEPLAFYMIKLTEDELQCPNKRYATAVEPVRINIEGEPNFFIPLHDENEPEEKSIWNSLKKMLSKRS, via the coding sequence ATGTTTAGTAAATATAGTGTACTTTTATCTTCCGTCCTTGTGACTTTAGTCGCTGCAGCATCTACAGTTGATCTGGACGCCCTGCTTTTAGTACCAGGAGTCGAGTCACACAATGGTGTTGATactttgttttcaaaaaaaaactttcatTGGAAGACATTCGCTGAATCCATCGCTCCTGCTATTGTAAACAGCTCCATTATCTTCCTTGATGTATCCAGTGGCGTGGCCGCAGGTAATGTCAAGAGCAGAACAATCATGTACGATTCAGAAGAAACATACTACGACTGGGAACAGTACCAAGTTGTGACCAGCGGCGATTGGGAAACCGAATGGGCACCCGTCTCTGAATGCATTTGGAGAGAGGAGAAGGACCAGGGAGACGACGCACCAGACAGAATTCCTGTCTCAGTGCCATATCATTGGGTGTCGGAGTACTCGATTGTCGACTATGACACAGAGGCTAATGTAGACAATATAGATTTTAGACTGATTAAAGCGGTACTTAATAAGAGAAACTGGTTGGAAAGAATCAACGAGACTGTTTCTCAATCCAGTATTATGGTGGCACCAATGATAAAGTCATCCGATGTCCTACAGCTTTggtattcaaaaaaaatggtttgGGCAAACGCCCAGAGACAATACTGTAGCGCTTGCCTGAGAGGACATCAATGTGGCGCTTGGTCCAGGTATTATCATGTTGACGCTCCCACGTACGACGAACCTCTTGCGTTTTATATGATCAAACTGACGGAAGACGAGCTTCAATGTCCCAATAAGAGATATGCAACCGCCGTAGAGCCCGTTCGCATAAACATTGAGGGGGAACCTAACTTCTTTATTCCCTTACATGATGAGAACGaaccagaagaaaaatctatCTGGAATtcgttgaagaaaatgctcTCTAAAAGAAGCTAA
- the EMC1 gene encoding Emc1p (similar to Saccharomyces cerevisiae EMC1 (YCL045C); ancestral locus Anc_1.29) — translation MKITCTGLVYVFISLFLNTSCVKAVFSDDAFVTDWQLANLGPWKKIIPDSRDHNRVLILSNPTETSSLVSSFNVSSGQILFRNVLPFTIDEIHLDSNDHNAVVCVNSSSQQWQKFNLHDWFLLDEGVNNTPATTILPQPLYPNEQIFVNDNELHILNRESSLAEWKLELPQGFNKVEYFQHEDPLALVLNVNDTQYIGFSINGTELIPAWTRDESLTNVVDYVVLDVFDSKDVELNKDMIAELDSDSLWNAYLLRLTTNWKRFMSLLKENHFSPGRVFTRLLALDSKDTVASDLKFGFSKILIVLTHDGFIGGLDMSNKGQVVWKLQLDIDQGIRIFWTDKNHNELVVFSHDGHYLTIEFLNNLPIVKLRSALPVRKNVGSVIRLNEHQYQYLIKFDNANHLLFTLDPRNDTDALVSSNHYAGSRIFITEHDKNGIYGYLIENDMIEKTWQRAMKSSEKVMAYGRRDETNLNTLGITLGDKSVLYKYLYPNLAAYLVADEELHTVTFNLIDTITGEILITQEHNDSPDFRFPTDIVFGEYWVVYSYFSSEPVPEQKLVVVELYESLTPDERLSNSSEDFYYDPLTGHTNKPQFLTKQFIFPKIIKTMSISKTTDDITTKAILMELEDGQITYIPKLMLNARGKLAEEMTNEDKKEFLATPYTPVIPINDNFVITHFRNLLPGSNSKLISIPTNLESTSIICDLGHDVFCTRITPSGQFDLMSPAFEKGKLLITVFVLLVITYFIRPSVSNKTLKSQWLIK, via the coding sequence ATGAAGATAACGTGTACGGGCTTGGTGTACGTCTTCATTTCACTTTTCCTAAACACTAGTTGTGTCAAAGCGGTTTTTTCAGATGATGCATTTGTCACTGATTGGCAATTGGCTAACCTGGGTCCTTGGAAGAAGATTATCCCTGATTCTCGAGACCACAATCGGGTTCTTATCTTATCGAACCCTACCGAGACATCCTCCTTGGTTTCTTCGTTCAACGTTTCTTCGGgacaaattcttttcagaaACGTTTTACCCTTCactattgatgaaattcaTCTCGATAGCAATGATCATAACGCAGTGGTCTGTGTGAACTCATCGAGTCAACAATGGCAGAAATTCAATTTGCACGATTGGTTCTTACTAGACGAAGGCGTAAATAACACCCCGGCTACGACCATTTTGCCACAGCCCTTATATCCAAATGAACAAATATTCGtcaatgataatgaattgCACATCCTCAACAGGGAATCAAGTTTGGCCGAGTGGAAACTAGAACTGCCTCAGGGGTTTAACAAAGTGGAATATTTCCAGCATGAAGATCCTTTGGCTCTGGTGTTGAACGTAAACGACACCCAATATATAGGGTTCTCTATCAATGGAACAGAATTGATACCAGCCTGGACAAGAGACGAATCACTAACGAATGTGGTAGACTATGTTGTATTGGATGTTTTTGATTCTAAAGATGTGGAATTGAATAAAGATATGATAGCAGAGCTTGATTCTGATTCACTTTGGAACGCTTACCTGCTCAGATTGACAACCAATTGGAAACGCTTCATGAGCctattgaaagaaaaccatTTTTCACCAGGACGTGTGTTCACCAGACTTCTAGCTTTAGATTCTAAGGATACTGTCGCATCAGATCTGAAGTTTGGATTCTCCAAAATCTTGATTGTTTTGACGCATGATGGCTTTATTGGCGGTCTTGATATGAGCAATAAAGGTCAAGTTGTTTGGAAACTCCAATTGGATATTGACCAAGGTATCAGAATTTTCTGGACGGATAAAAACCATAACGAGCTCGTTGTTTTTTCGCATGATGGACATTATCTGACAATTGAATTTCTCAACAACTTACCAATTGTCAAATTAAGATCTGCTTTGCCCGTAAGGAAGAATGTTGGTTCTGTTATCAGGTTGAATGAACACCAATATCAATACTTAATTAAGTTTGACAATGCAAATCATCTACTGTTTACGTTGGATCCCCGCAATGATACAGATGCATTAGTATCTTCCAATCACTACGCAGGCTCACGGATATTTATCACTGAACATGATAAGAATGGTATTTATGGCTATCTAATCGAGAATGACatgattgaaaaaacttggCAAAGAGCTATGAAATCAAGTGAAAAGGTAATGGCTTACGGCAGGAGAGACGaaacaaatttgaataCCCTTGGTATTACCTTGGGTGACAAATCAGTTCTTTATAAATATCTGTATCCAAACCTTGCAGCTTATCTAGTTGCTGATGAAGAACTTCATACAGTCACTTTCAACCTAATTGATACTATTACGGGCGAAATTTTAATTACTCAAGAACACAATGATTCTCCAGATTTCAGGTTTCCAACTGACATCGTTTTTGGTGAATATTGGGTTGTTTATTCCTATTTCAGTTCTGAACCTGTCCCAGAACAAAAGTTAGTAGTAGTGGAATTATACGAATCTTTAACTCCAGATGAACGTTTGTCTAACTCATCAGAAGATTTCTATTATGATCCATTAACTGGTCATACTAACAAACCTCAGTTCTTGACAAAACAGTTTATTTTCCCgaaaattatcaaaacaaTGTCCATTTCTAAAACGACGGATGATATTACCACAAAGGCGATTCTCATGGAATTAGAAGATGGCCAAATCACATATATACCCAAGCTCATGTTGAATGCAAGAGGTAAACTGGCGGAGGAAATGACTAATGAAGATAAGAAGGAGTTCTTGGCCACCCCATACACCCCAGTTATACCAATCAACGATAATTTCGTCATCACTCACTTCAGAAATTTATTACCAGGATCTAATTCCAAATTGATATCCATTCCAACAAACTTGGAATCTACAAGTATCATTTGTGATCTAGGTCACGATGTTTTCTGTACAAGAATCACACCTTCTGGTCAATTTGATTTAATGAGTCCTGCCTTCGAGAAAGGGAAATTACTCATTACCGTATTTGTTCTGCTTGTGATCACATATTTTATTCGGCCTTCTGTTTCAAACAAGACATTGAAATCACAATGGTTAATTAAATAG
- the MGR1 gene encoding Mgr1p (similar to Saccharomyces cerevisiae MGR1 (YCL044C); ancestral locus Anc_1.30) translates to MAVFTPPSGTNSSTDRPHPQEDNDKDDNDIKKFYIRPSLGLKLWGPLVPAPDNLTGLYTLITIQSAVGVFALWRLKRLYRLPPPRRIPTGTHSDLSFGELPSEMIVNGKTKIKKDIADFPTLNRFSTTHGDIVLAPPPIMPRRSRFISMRKLIWGLFGSLLLSQSLLELTRLNFLKYDPWYDEMKSVRDKKFFNNIVKYYHEGIDPTKIKVKDAMNGTPLSTNIPEVKQSVALARAQVEAQNPIIKWFGPLEYKPMSFNEYLNRMEFHLDMFEFFQNKRNIRENSIELINSISHHPQSSAGMEELSESKKLHLQNVEKRLHFLASSRDSIATPVKERSNTTISRGVVLPHDTNAPQEIDIDTIKSLYDPWMTLALETSLSIKFIPTTMPSHTKIPSTTDSSAPGPTPNALTNEKTH, encoded by the coding sequence ATGGCTGTATTCACCCCTCCATCAGGTACTAACAGCTCCACCGACCGTCCTCATCCACAAGAGGACAACGAcaaagatgataatgatatcaAGAAATTCTACATAAGGCCAAGCTTAGGCTTGAAACTATGGGGTCCACTCGTGCCCGCACCCGATAACCTAACCGGGCTTTACACTCTAATCACCATTCAATCTGCAGTGGGGGTGTTTGCCCTCTGGAGACTGAAAAGACTCTACAGGCTACCGCCACCGCGTCGCATCCCCACTGGAACTCATTCAGATTTATCTTTTGGTGAACTACCCAGTGAAATGATTGTTAATGGAAAGACTAAAATTAAAAAGGATATCGCGGACTTTCCCACTTTAAACCGCTTTTCCACTACCCATGGAGACATCGTACTCGCCCCTCCCCCCATCATGCCTCGCCGGTCTCGATTTATAAGCATGAGGAAACTCATATGGGGATTGTTTGGCTCACTCTTACTTTCGCAGTCGCTCTTGGAACTTACTCGCTTGAATTTCCTCAAATATGACCCTTGGTACGACGAAATGAAATCCGTGCGTGATAAGAAGTTCTTCAACAACATCGTCAAGTATTACCACGAAGGCATAGACCCTACCAAGATAAAAGTCAAAGACGCTATGAACGGTACACCACTCTCCACAAACATTCCCGAAGTCAAGCAAAGCGTCGCTCTTGCCAGAGCGCAAGTTGAGGCACAAAACCCCATCATCAAATGGTTCGGGCCTTTGGAATACAAGCCCATGTCTTTCAACGAGTACCTCAATCGCATGGAGTTTCACCTGGATATGTTCgagttttttcaaaacaaaagaaatattagAGAAAACTCTATCGAGCTCATCAATTCCATATCCCATCATCCACAGTCTTCCGCTGGCATGGAAGAGCTTTCTGAATCCAAGAAACTACATCTACAAAATGTCGAAAAAAGACTGCATTTCTTAGCATCCTCAAGAGATTCTATTGCCACCCCTGTGAAAGAGAGATCCAACACTACGATCTCAAGAGGTGTTGTTTTGCCCCACGATACTAATGCCCCACAGGAAATTGACATCGATACAATAAAATCGCTCTATGATCCGTGGATGACTTTGGCCCTAGAAACTTCGTTAAGCATAAAATTTATACCAACTACCATGCCCTCCCATACTAAGATCCCCAGCACTACGGACTCTTCGGCACCAGGACCCACTCCCAATGCTCTCACGAATGAAAAGACGCATTAA
- the SPS22 gene encoding Sps22p (similar to Saccharomyces cerevisiae SPS22 (YCL048W) and SPS2 (YDR522C); ancestral locus Anc_1.25), with amino-acid sequence MNRIIRKGQLFVSILASLLVTQTLGAAIDLPKGPHNVKPFHGDQPELQRRENEPFFEIDVKSLNANSPISELCKKDLHVIDSSQELFHLQNQCEFILGSLKVTNYDSNILDLNSLRAIGGDLIIQDSPEIIRIQAANLNKVEGLFQLQGLTSLVSIEIPTLKFCQSLEWKVVPILNYVAMDSQNIEIIKDIVISDTSLANIENFNKVQEIDNFNINNNRFLETIHSNVKTIKGQFSVHANAKELELEMPYLREVENITIRDTSLVHLPQLTKVKSSLEFIENYFYELNLNNLQKIGGTLGIINNVNLMKIDLENVTDIQGGLMITDNESLEQITFLPNLKQIGGAIFFEGSFKDIMFDSLKLVKGSAFIKSSSNVLDCNKWTNPLNGRSIIRGGKFTCISGKKENTLNVKQDGTIIEKAYKDLTQEGEDSKRRAISKFTNSATTNARLNLLLLGISFVAMLLL; translated from the coding sequence ATGAACCGTATTATTAGAAAAGGTCAACTGTTTGTGTCTATATTGGCGTCATTATTAGTGACACAGACGTTGGGTGCCGCTATAGATTTACCAAAAGGCCCACATAATGTAAAACCGTTCCATGGTGACCAGCCTGAacttcaaagaagagaaaatgaGCCCTTTTTTGAAATCGATGTCAAGAGTCTGAACGCAAACTCACCCATATCCGAGTTGTGCAAAAAAGATTTGCACGTCATAGATTCCTCACAAGAGCTTTTCCATTTGCAAAACCAGTGTGAATTCATATTGGGGTCCTTAAAAGTCACAAACTATGACTCTAACATCTTAGACTTGAACAGTTTGAGAGCAATTGGTGGCGACCTTATTATTCAGGATTCGCCTGAAATAATCAGAATTCAGGCTGCAAACTTGAATAAGGTCGAAGGGCTCTTCCAATTACAAGGACTAACATCTTTGGTTTCTATTGAAATTCctactttgaaattttgtCAGTCGCTTGAGTGGAAAGTGGTTCCCATCTTGAACTATGTGGCCATGGATTCTCAGAATATCGAGATTATTAAGGATATTGTTATATCAGATACTTCGTTAGCAAACATCGAAAACTTTAATaaagttcaagaaattgacaattttaatatcaataataataggTTTTTAGAAACCATACATTCGAATGTTAAGACAATTAAGGGCCAATTCAGTGTTCATGCAAACGCCAAGGAACTGGAACTTGAGATGCCATACTTGAGAGAAGTAGAAAACATTACCATTAGGGACACATCTTTGGTCCACCTACCACAATTGACAAAAGTGAAGAGCTCTTTAgaattcattgaaaattaCTTTTACGAGTTGAACCTGAACAACTTGCAAAAAATTGGCGGGACGTTAGGGATTATTAACAACgtgaatttgatgaaaattgaTCTGGAAAATGTAACAGACATACAAGGTGGCTTGATGATTACCGATAACGAATCCCTTGAACAAATCACTTTTTTGCCCAACTTGAAACAAATTGGCggtgcaattttttttgaaggttCATTCAAAGATATCATGTTCGACAGTCTGAAATTAGTCAAAGGTAGTGCCTTCATTAAGAGCTCATCAAATGTTCTAGATTGCAATAAGTGGACAAACCCATTGAATGGAAGGTCAATCATTCGAGGTGGTAAATTCACTTGTATTTCTggaaagaaggaaaatacTTTGAACGTGAAACAGGATGGCACGATTATAGAAAAAGCCTACAAAGATTTAACACAGGAGGGCGAAGACTCCAAGAGGAGagcaatttcaaaattcacGAACTCAGCCACTACAAATGCACGATTGAATTTACTTCTTCTTGGTATAAGCTTTGTTGCCATGTTATTGCTTTGA
- the SMKI03G0210 gene encoding uncharacterized protein (similar to Saccharomyces cerevisiae YDR524C-B and YCL048W-A; ancestral locus Anc_1.22), which translates to MQIKNVVAVLATVTAIQAQAGIDPNATAPNATQPNVTQPNVTQPNTTLPTASVTTTVSIGDAVVNSMAAGAFGAAIAAGVAFLF; encoded by the coding sequence ATGCAAATCAAGAACGTCGTCGCTGTTCTAGCCACAGTCACTGCTATTCAGGCCCAAGCTGGCATTGATCCAAATGCCACTGCTCCAAACGCCACGCAGCCAAATGTCACGCAACCAAATGTCACGCAGCCAAATACGACACTTCCTACCGCTTCGGTGACTACGACAGTCTCGATTGGTGACGCTGTTGTTAACTCCATGGCGGCCGGCGCTTTCGGAGCAGCAATTGCTGCTGGTGTTGCGTTCTTATTTTAA
- the POF1 gene encoding nicotinamide-nucleotide adenylyltransferase (similar to Saccharomyces cerevisiae POF1 (YCL047C); ancestral locus Anc_1.27), with amino-acid sequence MKKAFEQFRKSNSLFQIIKGPQHLEFPKLFVLDSSFNPPHLAHFQLLSQTVKNFKLRNTHSHVLLLLAVNNADKLPKPASFPHRLEMMCLFADYLQEKLPHSVVSVGLTVFSKFIDKDIVLREQFTKGYNTDIGYLVGFDTIARIFDEKYYQPLKISNVMEGFMSGSQLYCLARGDCHLNVELQFKYASDILEGKFEPVIPREWGTRIHVMQNDYPSLRNVSSSEIRNKLKMGQVENLRDELPPGIYDYVIKNKTIFD; translated from the coding sequence ATGAAAAAAGCTTTCGAGCAATTTCGAAAAAGTAACTCGTTATTCCAGATTATCAAAGGACCTCAGCACCTGGAATTCCCGAAGTTATTTGTCCTTGACTCTTCATTCAATCCACCGCACCTGGCTCATTTCCAGCTATTATCGCAAACCGttaaaaacttcaaactAAGGAACACTCATTCGCATGTCCTATTGCTTTTAGCAGTTAATAATGCAGATAAATTACCCAAACCGGCATCTTTTCCACACCGTTTGGAAATGATGTGCTTATTTGCTGATTACCTCCAGGAGAAGCTCCCCCATTCTGTGGTATCTGTCGGACTAACTGTTTTCTCGAAATTCATCGACAAAGACATAGTTTTACGTGAGCAATTTACCAAAGGATACAATACGGATATAGGGTATCTAGTTGGGTTTGATACGATCGCTAGGATCTTTGACGAAAAGTATTATCAACCATTAAAAATCAGCAATGTAATGGAAGGCTTCATGTCAGGATCTCAACTTTATTGTTTGGCCAGAGGCGATTGCCATCTCAACGTCGAATTACAATTTAAATATGCCAGTGATATCCTCGAGGGGAAATTCGAACCAGTTATACCAAGAGAATGGGGGACCAGAATTCACGTCATGCAAAATGATTATCCTTCCTTAAGAAATGTTTCATCATCTGAGATTAGAAACAAACTGAAAATGGGTCAAGTGGAGAATTTAAGGGATGAGTTACCACCGGGCATATATGATTATGTGATTAAGAATAAGACAATATTtgattaa
- the LRE1 gene encoding Lre1p (similar to Saccharomyces cerevisiae LRE1 (YCL051W) and HLR1 (YDR528W); ancestral locus Anc_1.15), with amino-acid sequence MPNTYTQHVQMSEPNPVNTLSTPSKRGHRHRRSLAISGDFDFLNQSPAIASLPLTQPPEKCPATAPAAASSTLSPINYNRFSCKINEDAGTLDLPEPRFYPLSPKNNLQTPSPRFFISEEPSFSSPVKGVPDAIINLDDVLKTRPRSFKSHRRSESAPPDLEFMMGKGNCTASSNSMIKEEEDSVIELESNNESYKQELPTALLSPLRPSLCTSEQAIEIDDPTLNGSPTHHNRGMQNPNARNSDKFNSLKIKGQKQRYYHYTKQIPLSVGSDSQSPKEQRSATSMTLNQAMTPSSFAYTPSKLASTPATPVSFYENNTNINLENDNYTTGLKDNLRYANDNISKKYGTPQLDCVLDTNKRQDFNGEARRRRSGSPISHMQHRNLIDSMKSRRNSNTTNSTFNYKSKHYEMPYNDMMKNENKNKNAQSMHSSINGANNESSAGEVMLKTDYVPFQHSPVKSYTPDGKEGIDTFKSNDSNEYSNFEEQARTNLQLSRDILMGEPGDMVDLSSFVTSPRKASNETGDLAFNLSQDDRYDTNNTSKTIHANTSATTSNESWCISDNALGKQGQDSEVRSKRKSKLGLFRHIFSRK; translated from the coding sequence ATGCCTAATACGTATACTCAGCATGTGCAAATGTCAGAGCCAAACCCTGTAAATACTTTGTCTACGCCATCTAAAAGAGGTCACCGCCATCGCAGGTCGCTAGCAATATCGGgagattttgattttctaaaCCAGTCTCCAGCGATTGCAAGTTTGCCACTTACACAACCACCAGAAAAGTGTCCTGCAACGGCCCCAGCTGCTGCGTCAAGTACCTTATCACCTATAAATTACAATAGATTCTCTTGTAAAATCAATGAAGACGCTGGAACGTTAGATTTGCCTGAACCAAGATTTTATCCGTTATCACCAAAGAACAATTTGCAAACACCAAGCCCTCGCTTTTTTATCAGTGAAGAACCAAGTTTCTCATCACCAGTTAAAGGTGTCCCTGATGCGATTATCAACCTTGACGATGTGTTGAAGACAAGACCCAGGTCATTCAAATCTCATAGAAGATCAGAATCCGCACCTCCCGACTTAGAGTTTATGATGGGTAAAGGCAATTGTACAGCCAGCTCTAACTCTATGattaaagaagaggaagactCTGTAATTGAATTAGAATCGAATAATGAGTCATACAAGCAAGAACTTCCGACAGCATTATTATCCCCACTGCGGCCTTCCCTCTGTACATCCGAACAGGCCATCGAAATAGATGATCCGACCCTTAATGGGTCTCCGACTCACCACAACCGTGGAATGCAAAATCCTAATGCACGTAACTCTGATAAattcaattcattgaagATTAAAGGTCAAAAGCAAAGGTATTATCATTATACAAAGCAAATACCTTTGAGCGTGGGCTCGGACTCACAATCtccaaaagaacaaaggTCAGCTACCTCAATGACGCTAAATCAAGCAATGactccttcttcttttgccTATACTCCTTCAAAACTAGCTTCTACACCGGCAACTCCTGTATCTTTCTACGAGAACAATACGAATATTAACTTGGAAAATGACAATTATACCACTGGATTAAAAGATAACCTTAGATATGCCAATGATAatatctcaaaaaaatatggaaCTCCACAGCTTGATTGTGTGTTGGATACTAATAAAAGGCAGGATTTTAACGGCGAAGCGAGGAGAAGAAGATCGGGTAGTCCTATCTCCCACATGCAACACCGCAACTTGATTGATAGTATGAAAAGTAGACGAAACAGTAACACAACAAACTCGACCTTCAACTACAAAAGTAAGCATTATGAGATGCCATATAATGATATGATgaaaaacgaaaacaaaaacaaaaacgcACAGTCCATGCACTCTTCAATTAATGGTGCCAATAATGAAAGCAGTGCCGGCGAAGTGATGTTAAAAACAGATTATGTACCTTTCCAACACTCTCCGGTCAAATCCTACACGCCTGATGGCAAAGAAGGAATTGATACATTCAAGAGTAATGATAGTAATGAATATTCCAACTTTGAAGAACAGGCCAGGACCAATTTGCAGCTAAGTCGGGATATCCTCATGGGTGAACCAGGTGATATGGTTGATCTATCTTCTTTTGTGACCTCACCAAGAAAAGCTTCGAACGAAACCGGCGATTTAGCCTTCAATTTATCTCAGGACGATAGGTATGATACCAATAACACATCAAAAACCATTCATGCAAACACTAGTGCAACGACAAGTAATGAAAGCTGGTGCATAAGCGACAATGCATTGGGAAAGCAAGGGCAGGATAGTGAAGTtagaagtaaaagaaaatccaaaTTGGGACTCTTTagacatattttttcaagaaagtaa